From Coffea arabica cultivar ET-39 chromosome 10e, Coffea Arabica ET-39 HiFi, whole genome shotgun sequence, one genomic window encodes:
- the LOC113712135 gene encoding uncharacterized protein, which translates to MASARLFRMSRPLGLPCYPSSSSSNNSKFSSMVSTRSVKATCLGSSGGLSTANWLSTGPPSGHGERAPKEVKVSVSSSGCLVTSKPKTDMWVDLAQFLTDVAQFVVLQLRKLAFFNKRTPWKLHMQMFLEKVIMDCRFFAMFAVGGSLLGSGLCFVEGFSLILESYLQYFHSLSQGSEQEHLVHLLIEAIDMFLVAITMLLFGMEMHVMFVGSSSLAGKLSRFLHLSTSTKAVPSRVGIHTIMQAKSKIGQAVIMMLQVGVLEKFKTIPLVTGFDLACFAGAVFTSSACMLLLSKLAGSGSGALKR; encoded by the exons ATGGCATCCGCTAGATTATTCAGAATGTCCAGACCCCTAGGTCTGCCTTGCTATCCTTCTTCTTCGTCTTCGAATAACAGCAAATTTTCATCAATGGTGTCTACTAGGTCTGTCAAAGCAACGTGTCTTGGCAGCAGCGGTGGCTTAAGTACAGCGAATTGGCTTTCCACTGGGCCGCCTTCTGGTCATGGTGAAAGGGCTCCCAAGGAAGTAAAGGTGTCCGTTTCATCTTCAGGGTGCCTTGTCACTTCCAAACCAAAGACGGACATGTGGGTTGACTTGGCTCAATTTCTTACAGATGTTGCTCAATTTGTAGTTCTACAGCTTAGGAAATTggctttttttaataaaagaacACCTTGGAAGTTACATATGCAGATGTTCCTGGAAAAG GTGATAATGGATTGCAGATTCTTTGCAATGTTTGCTGTTGGAGGATCTTTACTTGGTTCAGGATTATGCTTTGTCGAG GGATTTTCCTTGATATTGGAATCATATTTGCAATATTTTCATTCCCTGTCTCAAGGGTCAGAGCAAGAACATCTTGTCCACCTCTTAATTGAAGCGATCG ACATGTTTCTGGTTGCAATTACAATGCTTTTATTCGGAATGGAGATGCATGTCATGTTTGTAGGATCATCTAGTCTTGCAGGCAAATTGTCACGGTTTCTCCATCTATCAACCTCAACAAAG GCAGTTCCATCAAGAGTTGGAATTCACACAATAATGCAAGCCAAGTCGAAAATCGGGCAAGCTGTCATAATGATGCTTCAAGTGGGAGTGTTGGAGAAGTTCAAGACAATACCTTTGGTTACTGGTTTTGACCTTGCTTGCTTTGCTGGCGCTGTATTTACTTCTTCTGCTTGCATGCTCCTCCTTTCAAAACTTGCTGGTAGTGGCAGTGGCGCTTTGAAAAGATAG